A genomic region of Xanthocytophaga agilis contains the following coding sequences:
- a CDS encoding gamma carbonic anhydrase family protein: MSNLQPTIHPSARIMQGVIIEGDVTIGENTYIGSGSIITANGGSIHIGNNTVIMENAIIRSNKKFPCLIGDNVLVGPKACITGAIIHKACFIATNATIFHGAELSNGTVLAVNGIIHVGTFCPENTFIPINHIGFGNPVKVYGPGEIQEFHAELRKVGFVKYVYDIDTTGLSNTDLYTKLTETFLANL, encoded by the coding sequence ATGTCGAATCTACAACCTACTATTCATCCTTCAGCCCGTATCATGCAGGGAGTTATCATTGAAGGAGATGTAACTATTGGCGAAAATACCTATATCGGATCCGGATCTATTATTACAGCCAATGGTGGCTCTATTCATATTGGTAACAACACCGTGATTATGGAAAATGCCATTATTCGTAGCAATAAGAAGTTTCCCTGTTTGATAGGTGATAATGTATTGGTAGGACCTAAAGCCTGCATTACGGGAGCTATCATTCATAAAGCCTGTTTTATTGCTACCAATGCTACTATCTTTCATGGAGCCGAGTTATCCAATGGAACCGTGCTGGCTGTAAATGGAATCATCCATGTAGGGACATTCTGTCCAGAGAATACATTTATACCTATTAATCACATTGGCTTTGGAAATCCTGTCAAAGTGTACGGGCCAGGAGAGATACAGGAATTTCATGCAGAGCTACGAAAAGTAGGATTTGTCAAGTATGTATATGACATTGACACCACAGGGCTATCCAATACTGATTTGTATACCAAACTGACCGAAACCTTTCTGGCTAATCTCTGA
- a CDS encoding ClpXP adapter SpxH family protein, giving the protein MSKDVNDKQKKIMNQEIKNPLLCDPASGVCEIPAGDEKTESVKAVAGQKPVKILYYTDPICSTCWGIEPQLRKLKLEYGKYIDIEYRMGGLLPDWSYNSGGISKPSDVSYHWDEVSLHYDMPIDGDVWLEDPLDSSYPPSIAVKAAELQDKEKAVAFLRKLREFVFLEKKNITRWEHIQKAAAAVGLDTFQLKEDVKEKGKQLFEEDLSYGRSLGVRGFPTMFFSDADNNQCMVYGFKPYEIFEGAVQKVFPTAKKQQIVIDSPFSLFTHYPTLTPKEYAVLAEVSVEESTLQLEKLVQEGKLEKHAIKTGSLYKVK; this is encoded by the coding sequence TTGAGTAAGGATGTCAATGATAAACAGAAAAAGATAATGAACCAGGAAATCAAAAATCCACTTTTATGTGATCCCGCAAGTGGTGTATGTGAAATACCAGCAGGAGATGAGAAGACCGAATCTGTAAAAGCGGTAGCGGGCCAAAAGCCTGTAAAGATACTCTATTATACTGATCCGATCTGTTCAACCTGCTGGGGTATTGAACCTCAATTACGGAAGCTGAAACTGGAGTACGGAAAGTACATTGATATCGAGTATCGTATGGGAGGACTACTGCCCGACTGGAGTTATAATAGTGGAGGAATAAGTAAACCCAGTGATGTGTCATATCATTGGGACGAAGTGAGTTTGCACTATGATATGCCTATTGATGGCGATGTATGGCTGGAAGATCCATTGGATTCTTCGTATCCTCCTTCTATTGCAGTAAAGGCTGCAGAGTTACAGGATAAAGAAAAGGCTGTAGCCTTCCTGCGTAAGCTGCGTGAATTTGTCTTTTTGGAGAAAAAGAACATTACCCGATGGGAGCATATACAAAAAGCTGCAGCAGCCGTAGGACTAGATACTTTTCAGTTAAAAGAAGATGTTAAGGAGAAAGGGAAACAACTTTTTGAAGAAGATTTATCTTATGGTCGGTCACTGGGTGTAAGAGGTTTTCCAACTATGTTCTTTTCAGATGCAGACAATAATCAATGTATGGTGTATGGGTTTAAACCCTATGAGATCTTTGAAGGTGCTGTCCAGAAAGTATTTCCTACTGCCAAAAAACAACAGATTGTTATTGACTCGCCTTTTTCTCTTTTTACACATTATCCAACATTGACCCCTAAAGAATACGCCGTTTTGGCAGAGGTCTCTGTAGAAGAGTCGACTCTTCAGCTGGAAAAGTTAGTTCAGGAAGGAAAGCTGGAGAAGCATGCTATCAAAACCGGGTCTCTCTACAAAGTAAAATAA
- a CDS encoding DUF4139 domain-containing protein produces the protein MKKIVFLLFLLSTYYLTQAQQPQSIQTESRIEEVTVYLDGAEIKNSQAIRLIKGKNTINFKGLSPFLEERSIQITPKGEVEILSISTGTRTITPEEVDLRIKRQTDSIKILQQQIELVTNQIDAYNTEKKLLSENQKLGGKESGTTITELMKAADFYRDRTLKINNSLTTLNIQLKSLSVSLDSVSKQSEHLKTQIDTRRKEINLVVSSATEQRVEFEIRYIVHNASWEATYDLIATDISKPVSLKYNARIYNGTGIDWKDVKLTLSTADPSLEASRPYLSTWILNYNSGANEGLVQNQLFNQQNWSAKEEGSSGDEGITVSELAATFKIDKIHTIPTNKDSYQIHISDHNLNALYEYLTIPKVDMSAFLLAKVTGWKQLNLIDGKANVYFGNTYIGESNINTQLLGDTLDLSLGRDNQVIVKRTKVEDFAANKSIGGKKSEALVYEISIRNNRPTPVQIKIQDQVPISQESDISVETDEISGAELDTPSGRLQWKRQISPGEIVKYKIAFTVKYPKNKTLSLRKSRVVRTPRFK, from the coding sequence ATGAAAAAAATAGTCTTTCTCCTTTTTCTGTTATCTACTTACTACCTTACCCAAGCTCAACAGCCTCAAAGTATTCAAACAGAATCCAGAATAGAGGAGGTAACTGTCTATCTGGATGGGGCTGAAATCAAAAATAGCCAGGCAATACGCCTTATCAAAGGGAAAAATACCATAAACTTTAAAGGTCTGTCTCCATTCCTGGAAGAAAGGAGTATACAGATAACTCCCAAAGGAGAGGTAGAAATATTATCCATATCTACAGGAACAAGAACAATAACTCCTGAAGAAGTGGATTTAAGAATCAAAAGGCAAACAGATAGTATAAAAATACTTCAACAACAGATTGAACTGGTGACCAATCAGATAGATGCATACAATACAGAAAAGAAACTCCTAAGCGAAAATCAGAAACTAGGTGGAAAAGAGAGTGGAACTACCATAACTGAGTTAATGAAAGCTGCTGATTTTTATCGTGACCGAACCCTCAAAATCAATAATTCACTTACTACACTCAATATACAATTAAAAAGTCTGTCTGTTAGCCTGGATTCTGTTTCCAAGCAATCCGAACATTTAAAGACACAAATAGATACCAGACGAAAAGAAATTAATCTTGTTGTATCCTCAGCTACCGAGCAACGTGTAGAATTTGAAATCCGGTACATTGTTCATAATGCCAGTTGGGAAGCTACCTATGATTTGATTGCAACTGATATCAGTAAGCCTGTATCACTTAAATATAATGCACGTATTTATAATGGTACAGGGATAGACTGGAAAGATGTTAAACTTACGTTGTCAACGGCTGATCCTTCGTTGGAAGCATCACGCCCTTATCTTAGCACCTGGATTTTAAATTATAACTCTGGAGCCAATGAAGGATTGGTACAAAATCAACTTTTTAATCAGCAAAACTGGTCTGCCAAGGAAGAGGGATCGTCAGGAGATGAAGGAATAACAGTTTCTGAATTAGCTGCGACATTTAAAATAGACAAGATCCATACAATTCCAACCAACAAAGATTCGTATCAGATTCATATTTCCGATCACAATCTGAATGCGCTATACGAGTATCTTACCATTCCTAAAGTGGATATGAGTGCTTTTCTGCTAGCAAAAGTTACAGGCTGGAAACAACTAAATCTTATCGATGGCAAAGCCAATGTGTATTTTGGAAATACATACATAGGTGAATCCAACATTAATACACAGCTATTGGGAGATACACTGGACTTATCTCTCGGGCGTGATAATCAGGTAATCGTGAAACGGACCAAAGTCGAAGATTTTGCAGCAAACAAATCCATTGGAGGAAAGAAAAGCGAAGCACTGGTTTACGAAATTTCAATTCGAAACAACCGACCAACCCCTGTTCAAATCAAAATTCAAGATCAGGTACCTATATCTCAGGAAAGTGATATTAGTGTAGAAACAGACGAAATTTCCGGAGCAGAACTGGATACACCATCCGGACGATTACAATGGAAACGCCAGATATCACCAGGGGAAATTGTCAAATACAAAATTGCTTTTACAGTCAAATATCCAAAAAACAAAACTCTTTCGCTGCGAAAAAGCAGGGTTGTACGCACTCCGAGATTCAAGTAA
- a CDS encoding DUF1080 domain-containing protein yields MQRLKFAFLVAGLLIGLVAYSQQSKKEKWTSLFNGKDLKGWKVYGTEKWYVEKGELICESGPDKGYGYLGTDQSYKDFELTLEFKQEANGNSGVFFHSSLEGTKITGWQAEVAPPGHWTGGIYESYGRGWLIKPTDDKDKALKMGEWNTMKIKVSGGQVTTWVNGQEMITFSDDKIGAANGIIALQIHDGGGIKVKWRNIKIRTL; encoded by the coding sequence ATGCAGCGTTTAAAATTCGCTTTCCTTGTCGCCGGACTATTGATTGGTCTTGTCGCGTACTCACAACAATCCAAAAAAGAAAAATGGACATCCTTGTTTAATGGGAAAGATCTGAAGGGATGGAAAGTATATGGTACCGAAAAATGGTATGTCGAAAAAGGCGAGTTAATCTGTGAAAGTGGGCCAGACAAAGGATATGGCTATCTGGGCACAGATCAGTCCTATAAGGATTTTGAACTGACACTGGAGTTTAAACAGGAAGCCAATGGAAACAGTGGTGTGTTCTTTCATTCCAGTCTTGAAGGTACCAAAATTACTGGCTGGCAGGCTGAGGTAGCACCTCCCGGACACTGGACGGGTGGTATTTATGAGTCGTATGGCCGGGGCTGGTTAATTAAGCCGACAGACGACAAAGACAAGGCACTGAAAATGGGAGAGTGGAACACCATGAAAATAAAAGTGTCTGGTGGACAGGTAACTACCTGGGTGAATGGCCAGGAAATGATTACGTTCTCAGATGATAAAATTGGTGCTGCCAATGGAATCATTGCCCTTCAGATTCATGATGGGGGTGGTATCAAAGTAAAATGGCGCAATATCAAGATCCGAACACTGTAG
- a CDS encoding Gfo/Idh/MocA family oxidoreductase, whose protein sequence is MSLQNQPLRVLVVGCGNMGASHALAYKSIDGFEICGIVSTGKSKEVLNERLGGGYPLFSDYAVALKDTQPDAVCISTYPDTHEQFAIMALEAGCHVFIEKPLADTVEGAQRVAEVAKKTGKKVVVGYILRHHPSWEKFVEIAQQIGKPLVMRMNLNQQSHGYMWDVHRNLMKSLSPIVDCGVHYIDVMCQMTRSKPVQVNAIGARLTEDIPAGNYNYGQLQIRFEDGSVGWYEAGWGPMMSETAFFVKDVIGPKGCVSIVAKDAGGAGKSDNVDSHTKTESLRLHHAAINGNNEFTKPDEWINLTDEPDHQELCNREQRFFLKAITENVDLTDHVEDAVNSLRIAFACDESVRTGQPVML, encoded by the coding sequence ATGTCACTGCAAAATCAACCTTTACGTGTATTAGTAGTAGGCTGTGGCAACATGGGAGCCTCCCATGCCTTAGCCTATAAGTCTATCGACGGATTTGAAATCTGCGGAATTGTTTCTACGGGAAAAAGCAAAGAAGTATTGAATGAACGGTTAGGTGGTGGCTATCCGTTGTTTAGCGATTATGCTGTAGCATTGAAAGATACACAACCTGATGCAGTATGTATCTCGACCTATCCGGATACACATGAACAGTTTGCCATCATGGCGCTGGAAGCTGGTTGTCATGTATTTATTGAGAAGCCTCTGGCTGATACGGTTGAGGGTGCGCAGCGAGTAGCAGAGGTGGCAAAGAAAACAGGGAAGAAAGTAGTAGTAGGTTATATACTACGCCATCATCCTTCCTGGGAGAAGTTTGTAGAGATTGCCCAACAGATAGGTAAACCGCTGGTAATGCGAATGAATCTGAATCAGCAAAGTCATGGGTATATGTGGGATGTACACCGTAACCTGATGAAAAGCCTGAGTCCGATTGTTGACTGTGGTGTACACTATATTGATGTCATGTGTCAGATGACACGCTCTAAACCAGTTCAGGTCAATGCCATTGGAGCACGATTGACAGAAGACATTCCTGCTGGAAACTATAATTATGGACAGTTACAGATTCGCTTTGAGGATGGTTCAGTAGGTTGGTATGAAGCCGGCTGGGGACCGATGATGAGTGAAACAGCCTTCTTCGTCAAAGATGTAATCGGTCCTAAAGGTTGTGTCTCTATTGTAGCCAAAGATGCAGGTGGAGCAGGTAAATCAGACAATGTGGATTCTCACACAAAAACCGAATCACTACGACTACACCATGCGGCTATTAATGGCAATAATGAATTCACTAAACCTGATGAGTGGATTAACCTGACTGATGAACCAGATCATCAGGAGTTGTGTAATCGGGAGCAACGTTTCTTTCTGAAAGCTATTACAGAAAATGTTGATCTTACAGATCATGTAGAAGATGCAGTGAATAGTCTTCGTATCGCGTTTGCCTGTGATGAATCGGTACGGACAGGTCAGCCTGTGATGTTATAA
- the thiS gene encoding sulfur carrier protein ThiS, with translation MDIILNQESKTFPDNCTVQQLMDIVLPDKQKGVAVAINQAVIPRPNWGTHTLHPNDNVLLIKATQGG, from the coding sequence ATGGACATCATACTTAACCAAGAATCAAAGACCTTTCCGGATAATTGCACTGTGCAGCAATTGATGGATATTGTTTTGCCTGACAAACAGAAAGGCGTTGCAGTTGCAATCAACCAGGCTGTCATACCCAGACCCAACTGGGGCACCCATACGCTACATCCCAACGACAACGTATTACTCATCAAAGCCACTCAAGGAGGATAA
- a CDS encoding gluconate 2-dehydrogenase subunit 3 family protein encodes MQRRSALKNVVAALGGMVALPAWATGWTPESLGPVSGLASTEEALLAEIVETIIPETSTPGAKSLKVHQYAMRMITDCYGETAQVNLKQGLVLVDQNARQGYNKPFAECDARQRLDTLSKMKDSADPGAKQFISMVKSLTIQGYMNSEYVQMNLRGYNMAPGFFHGCVPLKK; translated from the coding sequence ATGCAACGACGTTCTGCACTCAAAAATGTGGTAGCAGCTCTGGGCGGTATGGTCGCATTACCTGCCTGGGCTACTGGTTGGACGCCTGAGTCTCTTGGACCCGTTTCCGGCTTAGCCTCAACAGAAGAAGCATTACTGGCTGAAATCGTAGAAACCATCATTCCGGAAACTAGTACACCAGGAGCCAAATCGCTGAAAGTACATCAATATGCTATGCGTATGATTACTGACTGCTATGGTGAAACGGCACAAGTCAATTTGAAACAAGGACTTGTACTGGTAGATCAGAATGCCAGACAAGGGTACAACAAACCATTCGCTGAATGTGATGCCAGACAACGCCTGGATACCTTATCCAAAATGAAAGACTCTGCTGATCCTGGAGCAAAGCAATTTATCAGCATGGTTAAAAGTCTGACTATTCAAGGTTATATGAATTCCGAATACGTGCAGATGAATCTTAGGGGATATAATATGGCCCCTGGTTTTTTTCATGGATGTGTACCACTGAAGAAGTAA
- a CDS encoding GMC family oxidoreductase, with protein MAFLTIDSIKERTFDAIVIGSGISGGWAAKELCEKGLKTLVLERGRDVKHITDYPTTMMNPWEFEHGGRLPKSVTDANPIVSRCYAFNEDAAHFFVKDAEHPYVQEKPFDWIRGYQVGGKSLMWARGTQRWSQYDFDGPARDGFAVEWPISYAELAPWYSHVELFAGISGNKDGLAQLPDGEFLPPHEQSCVEKHFTDQMAKHYKGTRPIIIGRCAHLTKPKPIHFQQGRAQCQNRSLCQRGCPYGGYFSSNASTLPWAAKTGKMTLQPDSVVHSIIFDEKKNKATGVRVIDAHTKQMTEYYARVIFVNAACLNSNLILLNSTSHRFPNGLGNDNGLLGKYMAFHNFRTTISAEYEGYLDTITEGIRPNGSYIPRFRNVFKQETDFLRGYAAGFSAFRMMDTDTSGMGEELKTNLTAKKYGNWRAGSHMMGETIPKETNYVALDPNLKDPWGIPQLRVSVAYDDNDEKMIQDFHTQMTEMLTLAGFKNIKTHDNPNKAPGLDIHEMGGVRMGKDPKTSLLNKWNQLHACKNVFVTDGACMTSTSTQNPSLTFMALTARAANYAITEFKKGNL; from the coding sequence ATGGCTTTCTTAACTATAGATTCAATCAAAGAACGTACCTTCGACGCCATTGTGATTGGCTCAGGTATCAGTGGTGGCTGGGCTGCCAAAGAGCTTTGTGAAAAAGGATTAAAGACATTGGTGTTAGAGCGGGGGCGGGATGTAAAACATATTACAGACTATCCAACCACGATGATGAATCCGTGGGAGTTTGAGCATGGAGGACGTTTACCCAAATCCGTCACAGATGCCAATCCCATTGTGAGCCGTTGTTATGCGTTTAATGAAGATGCTGCTCACTTTTTTGTAAAAGATGCCGAACATCCGTATGTACAGGAAAAACCATTTGACTGGATACGTGGCTATCAGGTAGGAGGGAAGTCCTTGATGTGGGCACGTGGTACGCAGCGTTGGTCACAATATGACTTTGATGGCCCTGCCCGTGATGGATTTGCTGTAGAATGGCCTATCAGCTATGCAGAACTGGCTCCGTGGTACAGCCATGTCGAACTGTTTGCGGGTATTAGCGGAAATAAAGATGGACTGGCTCAATTACCAGATGGCGAATTTCTTCCACCTCATGAGCAGTCCTGTGTGGAGAAGCATTTTACTGACCAGATGGCCAAACACTACAAAGGAACCCGCCCTATTATTATCGGACGTTGTGCACACCTGACCAAACCTAAACCCATCCATTTTCAGCAGGGGAGAGCTCAGTGCCAGAACCGGTCTCTTTGTCAGCGGGGGTGTCCATATGGTGGGTATTTCAGCAGCAATGCATCTACATTGCCCTGGGCTGCCAAAACCGGAAAGATGACCTTACAGCCCGATTCTGTGGTACACTCCATTATTTTTGACGAAAAGAAAAATAAGGCTACCGGAGTACGGGTTATTGATGCTCATACCAAACAAATGACTGAGTATTATGCCCGTGTAATTTTTGTGAATGCGGCATGTTTGAATAGTAATCTGATTTTATTAAACTCAACCTCACATCGTTTTCCGAATGGCCTGGGTAATGACAATGGATTATTGGGCAAGTATATGGCATTCCATAATTTCCGAACTACTATCTCTGCAGAATATGAAGGATATCTGGATACAATCACAGAAGGTATTCGCCCCAATGGCAGTTATATTCCACGATTCCGGAATGTATTTAAACAGGAAACGGATTTTCTGAGAGGATATGCTGCTGGTTTTAGTGCTTTCCGGATGATGGATACAGACACTTCCGGTATGGGGGAAGAGCTGAAGACAAACCTGACTGCTAAAAAATATGGTAACTGGAGGGCAGGTTCGCATATGATGGGCGAAACCATTCCGAAAGAGACGAATTATGTAGCATTAGATCCAAACCTGAAAGATCCCTGGGGTATACCACAACTGCGTGTTTCTGTTGCTTATGATGACAATGATGAAAAGATGATTCAGGATTTTCATACACAAATGACAGAGATGTTGACCTTAGCTGGATTTAAAAATATCAAAACCCATGATAATCCGAATAAAGCGCCAGGTCTGGATATACACGAAATGGGTGGGGTACGTATGGGCAAAGATCCTAAAACATCTTTGTTGAATAAGTGGAATCAATTGCACGCCTGTAAAAACGTTTTTGTAACAGACGGAGCCTGTATGACATCTACTTCTACACAAAACCCATCGCTTACCTTTATGGCTCTTACGGCTCGTGCAGCAAATTATGCTATAACAGAATTCAAAAAAGGAAATTTATAA
- a CDS encoding TonB-dependent receptor has protein sequence MKNNTRSIVLLLLFLLSYGFTTFSVNAQTTQASITGIILDNQKSPLPGATVQVRNASTGFTTATTTSAQGEYVFKQLPLGGPYTVTVTFVGYSQHQKNNLFLNQGDALRINVNMQEDAQMLDAIEITDSGLKNKTEDLGASTAITSKNITRMPVNGRSFASLTDLSPLSRGGNISGQLGSSTGYTIDGMNSKNPTSAGATTSRSGSPYSISIEAVREFKVVTNQYDVTYGRNGGGVVSAVTKSGTNTLSGSVFLYTRANWLASRYDIRGNVRNNNYSTNQYGFSLSGPIIKDKLHFFVVWDHQLDQRSLVIADIQSPSDESRFNIRKDTLDRFIQIARAKYGVADTRQYGSFDKQRNSDAGFLRLDWQINNRNLLTIRNNFTSDVNKLGLVDNTAINLYESTGNDYNVDNSLLATLRSSISPRLTNELKVQHLYTHQNSSPGDQLPSKNIPRAIVENVTSPIDGSTKSTSIQIGGHRFAQERFTNNVVQLIDNLYYNTNKAEYTFGVDVMYTRARSLYGSEVNGRFHYTNDANGTAMQNFENLRPYRYFREVPLVDDPTVVGNTYNVGLYGQMKTRLTKGLDVTAGLRMDYAHYPSAPLNQAVLEDLGLRTDNKLKSFIVQPRVQFNWNVNDRNRDFIRLGAGVFASDINNYMVINNLTFDGRHYGTVDVRNPNVPTPDFIAYRNNYNSIPTLNNLQIPTINMNGSDSKVPVVYKGNISYTRYVTDKLKVSVTGYATLGRNNYMYVDRNMSKTPFFTLANEDNRGVFVPLTSMPSSGNGDWTKGRISERLGRVLELTSQGKVNQFAVVLDGTYQYFRDGEISVSYTWNDTKDNTSYNGNVANTATLSLPVKDDPRDLSKMTYSDNQFRNKVVIYGSSPTFYGFVVGIRYSGIGGTRYSLLSGANTNADFVATNDLAYIFDRNSTEVPENVRNGLQAIIDNPNASQSIKDYINKYTGKIAERNGGINGFYGTVDLRIMKRINFGKGHNLQISGDIFNVMNMLNRNKGTNKSLGSQSLYALGIPKTDTAPAVPGFDQTAKRYNYRVNSPGVLTPSGDPFQVQLGIRYGF, from the coding sequence ATGAAAAACAATACAAGGTCTATTGTATTACTTCTTTTGTTTTTGTTGTCCTATGGCTTTACTACTTTTAGTGTAAATGCTCAAACGACACAAGCCTCTATTACAGGTATAATTCTGGACAATCAGAAAAGCCCACTTCCGGGTGCTACTGTTCAGGTTAGAAATGCATCTACCGGATTTACTACTGCCACCACTACTAGTGCACAAGGAGAATATGTATTCAAACAACTTCCATTGGGTGGACCTTATACTGTTACTGTAACCTTCGTAGGATATAGTCAACATCAGAAAAATAATTTATTTCTGAATCAGGGTGATGCTCTAAGGATTAATGTAAACATGCAGGAAGATGCTCAAATGCTGGATGCTATAGAAATCACAGATTCCGGATTGAAAAACAAAACGGAAGATCTGGGAGCCTCTACCGCTATCACTTCCAAAAACATCACCCGAATGCCTGTAAACGGACGTAGCTTTGCTTCATTAACAGATTTATCACCATTGAGCAGAGGCGGAAATATTTCCGGACAGTTGGGATCTTCTACAGGCTATACTATTGATGGGATGAACTCTAAGAACCCGACTTCTGCTGGTGCTACAACAAGTCGCAGCGGTTCTCCTTATTCTATTTCTATCGAAGCTGTCAGAGAATTTAAAGTAGTAACTAACCAGTATGATGTTACCTATGGCCGTAATGGAGGGGGTGTTGTAAGTGCGGTAACTAAATCGGGAACCAATACATTGAGTGGAAGTGTGTTCCTGTATACACGCGCCAACTGGCTGGCAAGCCGTTATGATATCCGGGGTAATGTGCGTAATAATAACTATTCAACCAATCAGTATGGTTTCTCACTGAGTGGTCCGATCATTAAGGATAAGTTGCATTTCTTTGTAGTATGGGACCATCAATTGGATCAGCGGTCACTGGTAATTGCAGATATTCAATCTCCTTCTGATGAAAGCCGGTTCAACATCCGAAAAGATACGCTAGACAGATTTATACAAATTGCCCGTGCCAAGTATGGTGTGGCTGATACACGCCAGTATGGATCATTTGATAAACAACGTAATTCAGATGCTGGCTTTCTTCGTTTGGATTGGCAGATCAATAACCGAAACCTGCTGACAATCCGAAATAACTTTACCAGTGATGTCAATAAATTGGGATTAGTAGATAACACAGCCATAAACCTGTATGAATCAACAGGTAATGATTATAACGTTGACAATAGTCTTTTGGCAACATTGCGTAGTTCTATAAGTCCTCGTTTGACAAATGAACTGAAAGTACAACATTTGTATACCCATCAGAATAGTTCTCCCGGTGATCAGTTGCCATCCAAAAACATTCCGAGAGCGATTGTCGAAAACGTAACATCTCCTATTGATGGTTCTACCAAATCTACTTCCATTCAGATTGGCGGTCACCGTTTTGCACAGGAACGTTTTACCAATAATGTAGTACAACTGATCGATAACCTGTATTATAATACCAATAAGGCTGAATATACTTTTGGTGTGGATGTAATGTATACCAGAGCCCGTTCATTGTATGGAAGTGAAGTAAATGGCCGTTTCCATTATACCAATGATGCCAATGGTACTGCCATGCAGAACTTTGAGAACCTAAGACCTTATCGTTATTTCCGTGAGGTTCCTCTGGTAGATGATCCTACTGTAGTTGGCAATACCTATAACGTGGGTCTTTACGGACAAATGAAAACACGATTAACCAAAGGTCTGGATGTAACAGCTGGTTTACGTATGGATTATGCGCATTATCCTTCGGCTCCATTGAATCAGGCTGTGCTGGAAGATCTGGGCTTGCGTACAGACAATAAACTAAAATCATTTATTGTACAGCCTCGTGTGCAGTTTAACTGGAATGTAAACGATCGTAACAGAGACTTTATCCGTTTAGGGGCAGGTGTTTTTGCTTCAGACATTAACAACTATATGGTTATTAACAACCTGACCTTTGACGGAAGACATTACGGTACGGTAGATGTACGAAATCCAAATGTTCCTACTCCGGATTTTATCGCTTACCGCAATAATTACAACAGCATTCCTACATTGAATAACCTTCAGATTCCAACCATCAACATGAATGGTTCGGATAGTAAAGTGCCTGTTGTATACAAAGGAAACATCTCCTATACCCGTTATGTAACGGATAAATTGAAAGTGAGTGTAACAGGATATGCTACACTGGGTCGGAATAACTACATGTATGTAGACAGAAACATGTCTAAGACACCTTTCTTCACACTGGCTAATGAAGATAACCGTGGTGTATTTGTACCATTAACCAGTATGCCTTCAAGTGGTAACGGAGACTGGACCAAAGGCCGTATTTCTGAAAGATTGGGACGTGTGCTGGAACTGACTAGCCAAGGTAAAGTAAATCAGTTTGCTGTAGTGCTTGATGGTACATATCAGTATTTTAGAGATGGTGAAATTTCAGTGAGCTATACATGGAATGATACCAAAGACAATACCTCTTACAACGGTAACGTAGCCAACACGGCAACTTTATCTCTGCCCGTAAAAGATGATCCACGTGATCTGAGCAAAATGACCTATTCTGATAACCAGTTCCGCAATAAGGTGGTAATTTACGGTTCTTCTCCAACCTTTTATGGATTTGTGGTAGGTATACGTTATTCAGGTATTGGTGGTACACGCTATAGCTTATTGTCTGGTGCTAATACCAATGCAGACTTTGTAGCTACAAATGATCTTGCCTATATCTTTGACAGAAATAGTACAGAGGTTCCCGAAAATGTGAGAAATGGCTTACAGGCCATCATTGATAATCCTAATGCAAGCCAGAGTATTAAAGATTACATCAATAAATACACTGGAAAGATTGCAGAAAGAAATGGTGGTATCAACGGTTTCTATGGAACAGTAGACTTACGGATTATGAAGCGAATAAACTTCGGTAAAGGCCACAACCTTCAGATATCTGGTGATATCTTTAACGTAATGAACATGCTGAATAGAAACAAAGGTACCAATAAGTCACTTGGTTCTCAAAGCTTATATGCATTAGGTATTCCTAAAACGGATACTGCACCTGCTGTACCAGGATTTGATCAAACGGCTAAGCGATATAACTATAGAGTAAACTCTCCAGGTGTGTTAACGCCTTCCGGAGATCCATTCCAGGTTCAGCTTGGTATCCGCTATGGTTTTTAA